The following proteins are co-located in the Halictus rubicundus isolate RS-2024b chromosome 1, iyHalRubi1_principal, whole genome shotgun sequence genome:
- the Sp1 gene encoding transcription factor Sp8 isoform X2, protein MLTDMTPAAAGQLYPQLQSIAKSPVHGHVDHPGLRGTPLAMLAAQCNKLSSKSPPPLADAAVGKGFHPWKKSPQSSGSSPQHSSTGSGGGGGGGGGGGGGGCTTTGVSQRPTATSSAGSTTGGYARAPVTSCASTAPQYGSDLYFPGTASAQPAGDPHHHQSSLLGKVEGATLGSVYGRHPYESWPFNAMPGATHGGIKASDGWWDVHGAATAGGWLDVSSTVGVGVHAAQMANYSADYSTSLALAGNHLLTTATTAGHNLLQDTYKSMLPGGPPGFGLHHHAAASAGAGAGAGSPQGSGGGVGVGVGAGGVSQAPSPRSQRRYTGRATCDCPNCQEAERLGPAGVHLRKKNIHSCHIPGCGKVYGKTSHLKAHLRWHTAAPSNPHRRKEIRLPGLQQAVHAQRPSREARQDPQQQQQQQRQQGQGGSGELVGRVLLRQRGQRESAESHFQLGAAAAAAAAAAAAAAAAATGPATAGGASGPAATGSGGGGGSGGGGSGSSGGPGHQQHHHIPDLHQSRSSADNPHDPNTDDPTASDPTPSPPPASPSSNAPSASSRNIRVGGGGGGPPSARGDEHALSPVGPGAGACSSAAAAATALGSPLSYPLNLNLVQSVQSVQNHATIGHHHTTTAHHQHQNQNQNHHHHHHHHHHHHQQQHSRQSNSYSVQQNPGTPGTAQTPSPSSPAPVHSL, encoded by the exons ATGTTGACCGACATGACACCGGCTGCGGCTGGTCAACTATACCCGCAGTTGCAATCTATCGCCAAGTCACCGGTACACGGACATGTG GACCATCCGGGTTTACGGGGCACGCCGTTGGCGATGCTCGCGGCCCAGTGCAACAAGCTGAGCAGCAAGAGTCCTCCGCCGTTGGCGGATGCGGCCGTCGGCAAAGGTTTTCATCCGTGGAAGAAGAGTCCTCAGAGCAGCGGTAGCTCGCCTCAACACAGCTCTACCGGtagcggaggaggaggaggaggcgggGGCGGAGGAGGCGGTGGAGGATGCACGACCACCGGAGTTAGTCAAAGACCGACGGCGACGAGCAGCGCCGGCAGCACGACCGGTGGCTACGCTCGAGCGCCGGTGACTTCTTGCGCGTCGACGGCGCCCCAATACGGCAGCGACCTGTACTTTCCGGGGACGGCGAGCGCCCAACCGGCCGGCGATCCGCATCATCATCAGAGCAGCCTGCTCGGAAAGGTCGAGGGAGCGACCTTGGGCTCGGTGTACGGCCGACACCCGTACGAGTCGTGGCCGTTCAACGCGATGCCGGGCGCGACCCACGGCGGAATCAAAGCGAGCGACGGCTGGTGGGACGTGCACGGGGCCGCGACCGCCGGCGGATGGCTGGACGTGAGCAGCACGGTCGGCGTCGGCGTCCACGCCGCGCAAATGGCCAACTACTCGGCCGACTACTCGACCAGCCTCGCGCTCGCCGGCAATCATCTGTTGACCACCGCGACCACCGCCGGCCACAATCTCCTGCAAGACACGTACAAATCGATGTTGCCCGGCGGCCCGCCCGGGTTCGGTTTGCACCACCACGCGGCCGCGAGCGCGGGCGCTGGCGCCGGTGCCGGCAGCCCGCAGGggagcggcggcggcgtcggcgtcggcgttggGGCCGGCGGTGTCAGCCAAGCCCCCTCGCCCCGCTCCCAAAGACGCTACACCGGCAGAGCTACCTGCGACTGTCCAAACTGTCAAGAAGCCGAGAGGCTTGGCCCGGCCGGCGTGCATCTCAGGAAGAAGAACATCCATAGCTGCCACATACCCGGATGCGGTAAGGTCTACGGGAAAACGTCGCATCTGAAGGCCCACTTACGGTGGCACACTG CGGCACCTTCGAACCCACACCGGCGAAAAGAGATTCGCCTGCCCGGTCTGCAACAAGCGGTTCATGCGCAGCGACCATCTCGCGAAGCACGTCAAGACccacagcagcagcagcagcagcagcggcagcaAGGGCAAGGGGGGAGCGGGGAGCTCGTCGGCCGAGTCCTGCTCCGACAGCGAGGACAACGGGAGTCAGCAGAGTCCCACTTCCAGCTCGGTgccgccgcagccgcagccgccgccgccgcagccgcagcagcagcagcagcaaccgGGCCAGCAACAGCCGGCGGGGCCTCAGGCCCAGCAGCAACAGGCtctggtggcggcggcggcagcggcggcggcggcagcggcagcAGCGGCGGGCCAGGACACCAACAACACCACCACATCCCAGACCTCCACCAGTCTCGGTCATCAGCCGACAACCCCCATGACCCCAATACAGATGACCCCACCGCCTCTGACCCCACACCATCCCCACCACCCGCATCTCCCTCCTCTAATGCACCATCCGCATCATCACGCAACATCCgtgtcggcggcggcggcggcggcccaCCATCCGCACGCGGGGATGAGCATGCACTGAGCCCGGTGGGGCCCGGAGCCGGTGCCTGCAGTTCCGCTGCCGCTGCCGCAACGGCCCTGGGCTCCCCCTTATCCTACCCCCTCAACCTGAACCTCGTACAGTCCGTACAATCCGTACAGAACCACGCGACCATCGGTCACCATCACACCACCACCGCGCACCACCAACAccagaatcagaatcagaacCATCACCACCATCACCATCACCACCATCATCACCACCAACAACAGCACTCGCGCCAGAGTAACTCCTATTCCGTGCAACAAAATCCTGGCACGCCGGGGACCGCGCAGACTCCCTCACCCTCGTCCCCCGCGCCTGTACATAGTCTCTAG
- the Sp1 gene encoding transcription factor Sp8 isoform X1: MNCAYQYSHPAHPQNVMTMPPTAIQQPHHSTDTEYLEDHPGLRGTPLAMLAAQCNKLSSKSPPPLADAAVGKGFHPWKKSPQSSGSSPQHSSTGSGGGGGGGGGGGGGGCTTTGVSQRPTATSSAGSTTGGYARAPVTSCASTAPQYGSDLYFPGTASAQPAGDPHHHQSSLLGKVEGATLGSVYGRHPYESWPFNAMPGATHGGIKASDGWWDVHGAATAGGWLDVSSTVGVGVHAAQMANYSADYSTSLALAGNHLLTTATTAGHNLLQDTYKSMLPGGPPGFGLHHHAAASAGAGAGAGSPQGSGGGVGVGVGAGGVSQAPSPRSQRRYTGRATCDCPNCQEAERLGPAGVHLRKKNIHSCHIPGCGKVYGKTSHLKAHLRWHTAAPSNPHRRKEIRLPGLQQAVHAQRPSREARQDPQQQQQQQRQQGQGGSGELVGRVLLRQRGQRESAESHFQLGAAAAAAAAAAAAAAAAATGPATAGGASGPAATGSGGGGGSGGGGSGSSGGPGHQQHHHIPDLHQSRSSADNPHDPNTDDPTASDPTPSPPPASPSSNAPSASSRNIRVGGGGGGPPSARGDEHALSPVGPGAGACSSAAAAATALGSPLSYPLNLNLVQSVQSVQNHATIGHHHTTTAHHQHQNQNQNHHHHHHHHHHHHQQQHSRQSNSYSVQQNPGTPGTAQTPSPSSPAPVHSL; encoded by the exons ATGAATTGCGCGTACCAGTACTCGCATCCGGCTCACCCGCAAAACGTCATGACCATGCCGCCGACCGCTATCCAGCAACCTCATCATTCCACGGATACCGAGTACCTCGAG GACCATCCGGGTTTACGGGGCACGCCGTTGGCGATGCTCGCGGCCCAGTGCAACAAGCTGAGCAGCAAGAGTCCTCCGCCGTTGGCGGATGCGGCCGTCGGCAAAGGTTTTCATCCGTGGAAGAAGAGTCCTCAGAGCAGCGGTAGCTCGCCTCAACACAGCTCTACCGGtagcggaggaggaggaggaggcgggGGCGGAGGAGGCGGTGGAGGATGCACGACCACCGGAGTTAGTCAAAGACCGACGGCGACGAGCAGCGCCGGCAGCACGACCGGTGGCTACGCTCGAGCGCCGGTGACTTCTTGCGCGTCGACGGCGCCCCAATACGGCAGCGACCTGTACTTTCCGGGGACGGCGAGCGCCCAACCGGCCGGCGATCCGCATCATCATCAGAGCAGCCTGCTCGGAAAGGTCGAGGGAGCGACCTTGGGCTCGGTGTACGGCCGACACCCGTACGAGTCGTGGCCGTTCAACGCGATGCCGGGCGCGACCCACGGCGGAATCAAAGCGAGCGACGGCTGGTGGGACGTGCACGGGGCCGCGACCGCCGGCGGATGGCTGGACGTGAGCAGCACGGTCGGCGTCGGCGTCCACGCCGCGCAAATGGCCAACTACTCGGCCGACTACTCGACCAGCCTCGCGCTCGCCGGCAATCATCTGTTGACCACCGCGACCACCGCCGGCCACAATCTCCTGCAAGACACGTACAAATCGATGTTGCCCGGCGGCCCGCCCGGGTTCGGTTTGCACCACCACGCGGCCGCGAGCGCGGGCGCTGGCGCCGGTGCCGGCAGCCCGCAGGggagcggcggcggcgtcggcgtcggcgttggGGCCGGCGGTGTCAGCCAAGCCCCCTCGCCCCGCTCCCAAAGACGCTACACCGGCAGAGCTACCTGCGACTGTCCAAACTGTCAAGAAGCCGAGAGGCTTGGCCCGGCCGGCGTGCATCTCAGGAAGAAGAACATCCATAGCTGCCACATACCCGGATGCGGTAAGGTCTACGGGAAAACGTCGCATCTGAAGGCCCACTTACGGTGGCACACTG CGGCACCTTCGAACCCACACCGGCGAAAAGAGATTCGCCTGCCCGGTCTGCAACAAGCGGTTCATGCGCAGCGACCATCTCGCGAAGCACGTCAAGACccacagcagcagcagcagcagcagcggcagcaAGGGCAAGGGGGGAGCGGGGAGCTCGTCGGCCGAGTCCTGCTCCGACAGCGAGGACAACGGGAGTCAGCAGAGTCCCACTTCCAGCTCGGTgccgccgcagccgcagccgccgccgccgcagccgcagcagcagcagcagcaaccgGGCCAGCAACAGCCGGCGGGGCCTCAGGCCCAGCAGCAACAGGCtctggtggcggcggcggcagcggcggcggcggcagcggcagcAGCGGCGGGCCAGGACACCAACAACACCACCACATCCCAGACCTCCACCAGTCTCGGTCATCAGCCGACAACCCCCATGACCCCAATACAGATGACCCCACCGCCTCTGACCCCACACCATCCCCACCACCCGCATCTCCCTCCTCTAATGCACCATCCGCATCATCACGCAACATCCgtgtcggcggcggcggcggcggcccaCCATCCGCACGCGGGGATGAGCATGCACTGAGCCCGGTGGGGCCCGGAGCCGGTGCCTGCAGTTCCGCTGCCGCTGCCGCAACGGCCCTGGGCTCCCCCTTATCCTACCCCCTCAACCTGAACCTCGTACAGTCCGTACAATCCGTACAGAACCACGCGACCATCGGTCACCATCACACCACCACCGCGCACCACCAACAccagaatcagaatcagaacCATCACCACCATCACCATCACCACCATCATCACCACCAACAACAGCACTCGCGCCAGAGTAACTCCTATTCCGTGCAACAAAATCCTGGCACGCCGGGGACCGCGCAGACTCCCTCACCCTCGTCCCCCGCGCCTGTACATAGTCTCTAG
- the Sp1 gene encoding transcription factor Sp8 isoform X3, which yields MNCAYQYSHPAHPQNVMTMPPTAIQQPHHSTDTEYLEDHPGLRGTPLAMLAAQCNKLSSKSPPPLADAAVGKGFHPWKKSPQSSGSSPQHSSTGSGGGGGGGGGGGGGGCTTTGVSQRPTATSSAGSTTGGYARAPVTSCASTAPQYGSDLYFPGTASAQPAGDPHHHQSSLLGKVEGATLGSVYGRHPYESWPFNAMPGATHGGIKASDGWWDVHGAATAGGWLDVSSTVGVGVHAAQMANYSADYSTSLALAGNHLLTTATTAGHNLLQDTYKSMLPGGPPGFGLHHHAAASAGAGAGAGSPQGSGGGVGVGVGAGGVSQAPSPRSQRRYTGRATCDCPNCQEAERLGPAGVHLRKKNIHSCHIPGCGKVYGKTSHLKAHLRWHTGERPFVCNWLFCGKRFTRSDELQRHLRTHTGEKRFACPVCNKRFMRSDHLAKHVKTHSSSSSSSGSKGKGGAGSSSAESCSDSEDNGSQQSPTSSSVPPQPQPPPPQPQQQQQQPGQQQPAGPQAQQQQALVAAAAAAAAAAAAAAGQDTNNTTTSQTSTSLGHQPTTPMTPIQMTPPPLTPHHPHHPHLPPLMHHPHHHATSVSAAAAAAHHPHAGMSMH from the exons ATGAATTGCGCGTACCAGTACTCGCATCCGGCTCACCCGCAAAACGTCATGACCATGCCGCCGACCGCTATCCAGCAACCTCATCATTCCACGGATACCGAGTACCTCGAG GACCATCCGGGTTTACGGGGCACGCCGTTGGCGATGCTCGCGGCCCAGTGCAACAAGCTGAGCAGCAAGAGTCCTCCGCCGTTGGCGGATGCGGCCGTCGGCAAAGGTTTTCATCCGTGGAAGAAGAGTCCTCAGAGCAGCGGTAGCTCGCCTCAACACAGCTCTACCGGtagcggaggaggaggaggaggcgggGGCGGAGGAGGCGGTGGAGGATGCACGACCACCGGAGTTAGTCAAAGACCGACGGCGACGAGCAGCGCCGGCAGCACGACCGGTGGCTACGCTCGAGCGCCGGTGACTTCTTGCGCGTCGACGGCGCCCCAATACGGCAGCGACCTGTACTTTCCGGGGACGGCGAGCGCCCAACCGGCCGGCGATCCGCATCATCATCAGAGCAGCCTGCTCGGAAAGGTCGAGGGAGCGACCTTGGGCTCGGTGTACGGCCGACACCCGTACGAGTCGTGGCCGTTCAACGCGATGCCGGGCGCGACCCACGGCGGAATCAAAGCGAGCGACGGCTGGTGGGACGTGCACGGGGCCGCGACCGCCGGCGGATGGCTGGACGTGAGCAGCACGGTCGGCGTCGGCGTCCACGCCGCGCAAATGGCCAACTACTCGGCCGACTACTCGACCAGCCTCGCGCTCGCCGGCAATCATCTGTTGACCACCGCGACCACCGCCGGCCACAATCTCCTGCAAGACACGTACAAATCGATGTTGCCCGGCGGCCCGCCCGGGTTCGGTTTGCACCACCACGCGGCCGCGAGCGCGGGCGCTGGCGCCGGTGCCGGCAGCCCGCAGGggagcggcggcggcgtcggcgtcggcgttggGGCCGGCGGTGTCAGCCAAGCCCCCTCGCCCCGCTCCCAAAGACGCTACACCGGCAGAGCTACCTGCGACTGTCCAAACTGTCAAGAAGCCGAGAGGCTTGGCCCGGCCGGCGTGCATCTCAGGAAGAAGAACATCCATAGCTGCCACATACCCGGATGCGGTAAGGTCTACGGGAAAACGTCGCATCTGAAGGCCCACTTACGGTGGCACACTGGTGAGCGACCGTTTGTTTGCAACTGGCTTTTCTGTGGCAAGCGGTTCACACGTTCGGATGAGTTGCAGCGGCACCTTCGAACCCACACCGGCGAAAAGAGATTCGCCTGCCCGGTCTGCAACAAGCGGTTCATGCGCAGCGACCATCTCGCGAAGCACGTCAAGACccacagcagcagcagcagcagcagcggcagcaAGGGCAAGGGGGGAGCGGGGAGCTCGTCGGCCGAGTCCTGCTCCGACAGCGAGGACAACGGGAGTCAGCAGAGTCCCACTTCCAGCTCGGTgccgccgcagccgcagccgccgccgccgcagccgcagcagcagcagcagcaaccgGGCCAGCAACAGCCGGCGGGGCCTCAGGCCCAGCAGCAACAGGCtctggtggcggcggcggcagcggcggcggcggcagcggcagcAGCGGCGGGCCAGGACACCAACAACACCACCACATCCCAGACCTCCACCAGTCTCGGTCATCAGCCGACAACCCCCATGACCCCAATACAGATGACCCCACCGCCTCTGACCCCACACCATCCCCACCACCCGCATCTCCCTCCTCTAATGCACCATCCGCATCATCACGCAACATCCgtgtcggcggcggcggcggcggcccaCCATCCGCACGCGGGGATGAGCATGCACTGA